From a region of the Candidatus Pantoea bituminis genome:
- a CDS encoding ParB/RepB/Spo0J family partition protein produces MSTLAKIYDDKKNTDTNITTRKTYLLGVDELYVENNYNIREIDQTHVEEFRDAFIAGEHVPPLAVKVTEKGIKIIDGHHRYYGAKLAQAAGYELRLECKDFVGSEADSVAFMVTSSQGRALLPLERAAAYQRLINQGLEPSEIATKVKRSITDVEQHLQLLTVGEPLIEMVKAGEVAATTAIAMQREHGVKASTVAQEQMQKAKAAGKKKLTKADAMPQFSAAKARRLLELLSVSDMDNVEDGAFALYVGKDRREEVLAIINEYREGMPQAFKEAEQPQQDCGDELPLTRQDILEQSGVETWACAIACFGLKPEYSFTESKYAHAWASDSVEAPEMMVVPADTITKALRLIKEHEDNLELKLWIADQFEEPDSEGTHFQRFSSVLIETRLDKPCTVQEFTALVKQTDRECWSNIRMLRQAVREVAGQMTIPDEGEAA; encoded by the coding sequence ATGAGCACACTGGCAAAGATTTACGACGACAAGAAGAATACTGATACCAACATCACTACCCGCAAAACTTATTTGCTGGGCGTTGATGAACTTTACGTCGAAAATAATTACAACATCCGGGAGATTGACCAGACCCACGTCGAGGAATTCCGCGACGCTTTTATCGCTGGTGAGCACGTGCCTCCGCTGGCTGTTAAGGTCACGGAGAAGGGCATCAAGATTATCGACGGCCATCACCGCTACTACGGCGCGAAGCTGGCTCAGGCAGCAGGGTATGAACTGCGCCTTGAGTGCAAGGACTTCGTGGGTAGTGAAGCTGACAGCGTGGCGTTCATGGTCACCAGTAGTCAGGGTCGCGCTTTGTTGCCGCTTGAACGTGCAGCCGCATATCAGCGCCTGATTAATCAGGGGTTAGAGCCATCCGAAATCGCCACTAAGGTTAAGCGTTCGATCACCGACGTTGAGCAACACCTGCAACTACTGACCGTTGGCGAACCGCTGATTGAAATGGTGAAGGCTGGAGAAGTGGCCGCAACCACAGCTATTGCCATGCAGCGTGAACACGGCGTGAAAGCATCAACTGTTGCCCAGGAGCAGATGCAGAAGGCCAAAGCCGCAGGCAAGAAGAAGCTGACTAAAGCAGACGCTATGCCACAGTTCAGCGCAGCCAAAGCACGCCGCCTGTTAGAACTGCTCAGTGTGTCCGATATGGATAACGTAGAGGATGGTGCGTTTGCTCTCTATGTCGGAAAAGATCGCCGCGAAGAAGTTTTGGCAATCATCAATGAGTACCGCGAAGGGATGCCGCAGGCGTTCAAAGAAGCAGAGCAGCCGCAGCAGGATTGCGGCGATGAACTACCGCTGACCCGTCAGGACATCCTTGAGCAGAGTGGCGTTGAAACATGGGCCTGTGCCATTGCCTGCTTCGGACTCAAACCCGAATACAGTTTCACAGAGTCGAAATACGCGCACGCATGGGCCTCAGATTCAGTCGAAGCGCCAGAGATGATGGTTGTACCAGCCGATACCATTACAAAGGCTCTACGCCTCATTAAAGAGCATGAGGATAACCTTGAGCTGAAGCTCTGGATTGCTGACCAGTTTGAAGAGCCAGACAGTGAGGGTACCCATTTTCAACGTTTCTCATCGGTACTGATTGAAACCCGCCTGGATAAGCCGTGCACGGTTCAGGAATTCACCGCGCTGGTGAAGCAAACGGATCGTGAATGCTGGTCAAACATTCGCATGCTGCGTCAGGCAGTTCGTGAGGTAGCCGGGCAGATGACCATTCCAGATGAAGGGGAGGCTGCATGA
- a CDS encoding RusA family crossover junction endodeoxyribonuclease, translating to MKLTLPFPPSVNGYWRATSTGMKISASGRSFRINAFAAVMEQLKRLPQPITVNVEVNVLLFPPDKRPRDLDNYLKALFDSLTHARVWGDDRQIKRFTVEWGEQTKKGKAEVTIKPFVAVAA from the coding sequence ATGAAGTTAACCCTGCCGTTCCCTCCAAGCGTAAACGGCTACTGGCGGGCAACGAGTACAGGTATGAAAATTAGCGCCTCCGGGCGCTCTTTTCGCATCAATGCCTTTGCCGCCGTTATGGAACAGTTAAAGCGCCTACCTCAGCCCATTACAGTGAACGTTGAAGTTAACGTGCTGCTGTTCCCACCTGACAAGCGTCCTCGTGACCTTGATAACTACCTCAAAGCCCTGTTCGACAGCCTGACGCATGCTCGTGTATGGGGTGATGACCGGCAGATAAAGCGATTCACTGTAGAGTGGGGCGAGCAGACCAAAAAGGGCAAGGCTGAGGTAACCATCAAGCCATTTGTAGCAGTGGCGGCATGA
- a CDS encoding ORF6N domain-containing protein — protein sequence MPNQVMGVATPASNSVILSSSTSLSVPVIMYREQRVITTDLLAKGYGADSKSIHMNLMRNGTRFEEGRHYFMLKGDQLRDFKNLPTVSGVVDKRTSQLILWTEKGAARMSKIVDTDEAWSFYEKLEESYFSLREVHGVMLPDISDPIKLARAWADAMEAKQQAEVLTHRQAQYIDHLENLFSDGLSPVQFCKRLNGVNTSKISAWLQDANWLYDDNPNGNHAQWRVRSQARDKYLTEKSSKINPTSAASFTTHQPVLLRDGAVWLYRKYLKGQMPMKKSWNGEYTHDKELAGNA from the coding sequence ATGCCAAATCAGGTAATGGGCGTAGCTACGCCTGCATCAAACTCAGTAATCCTTTCATCAAGCACCTCATTAAGCGTGCCTGTCATCATGTACCGAGAGCAGCGGGTGATCACAACTGACCTTCTCGCTAAAGGTTATGGTGCCGATTCAAAAAGTATTCACATGAACCTCATGAGAAATGGCACTCGCTTCGAAGAGGGGCGTCACTATTTCATGCTTAAGGGCGACCAGCTCCGTGACTTTAAGAACCTACCCACTGTTAGTGGTGTGGTTGATAAACGCACAAGCCAGCTGATTCTCTGGACCGAGAAGGGCGCAGCCCGAATGTCAAAGATCGTCGATACGGACGAAGCATGGTCATTCTACGAAAAGCTTGAGGAAAGCTACTTCAGCCTGCGTGAAGTCCATGGCGTGATGCTGCCTGATATCTCTGACCCGATTAAGCTGGCTCGTGCATGGGCTGATGCAATGGAAGCCAAACAACAGGCTGAAGTGCTGACTCACCGACAGGCACAGTATATCGATCACCTTGAGAACCTGTTCAGTGATGGCCTGTCACCCGTTCAGTTCTGCAAACGCCTGAACGGTGTCAATACCAGCAAGATAAGCGCCTGGCTTCAGGATGCAAACTGGCTCTATGACGATAACCCTAATGGCAACCATGCGCAGTGGCGTGTTCGTTCTCAGGCCCGTGATAAATATCTGACCGAGAAAAGCAGCAAGATTAACCCAACGTCAGCGGCAAGCTTCACTACTCACCAGCCGGTACTGCTTCGTGATGGTGCTGTCTGGCTTTACCGGAAGTACCTCAAAGGCCAGATGCCAATGAAAAAGTCATGGAATGGGGAGTATACCCACGACAAAGAGCTGGCAGGTAACGCATGA
- a CDS encoding DUF968 domain-containing protein — protein MRALLTPEIAPRTGIVLLKPGSDLLHLFRNRVLVCTPTPDMEDLPSGRINDGTQPLLDETSLEPFFSHERVIKAAGGMNALAAFVRTFECCQLHDAKTWHHHEYTLLETEIGLVSLCYSHDNELRENGIPLSVENIAKSNMALWIIRTASYELGLTGEHHLTLPELCWWASLNDVIDLISEAPARRVLRMPKDKAGTGTLKESFIAPERLATEVIQDAALVVKKIISLHADPESPESFMKRPKRKRWESTTYTRWVKSQKCACCGTQADDPHHIIGHGQGGMGTKAHDLFVIPLCRAHHDELHRDMKAFEEKFGSQIELLFRFLDHAIAVGVIGTDKK, from the coding sequence ATGAGGGCACTACTTACACCTGAAATCGCACCGCGCACAGGGATTGTGCTGCTTAAGCCTGGCTCAGACTTGCTTCACCTGTTCCGTAACCGCGTTCTGGTCTGCACACCGACACCGGACATGGAAGACCTGCCATCTGGCCGCATCAATGACGGCACACAGCCATTACTGGACGAAACATCGTTAGAGCCATTCTTTAGCCATGAACGCGTAATCAAAGCTGCTGGTGGGATGAATGCACTGGCGGCTTTCGTCCGTACCTTTGAGTGTTGCCAGCTGCATGATGCGAAAACGTGGCATCACCACGAATATACGCTGCTTGAGACCGAAATCGGCCTGGTGTCATTGTGTTATAGCCATGATAATGAACTCCGGGAAAACGGCATTCCGCTGTCAGTTGAAAACATAGCTAAAAGCAATATGGCGCTATGGATCATCAGAACTGCCAGTTATGAACTGGGCCTGACGGGTGAGCATCATTTAACGCTGCCTGAACTGTGCTGGTGGGCATCCCTGAATGACGTAATTGACCTGATATCGGAGGCACCGGCAAGGCGCGTTCTCCGCATGCCAAAGGACAAAGCAGGCACAGGCACGCTAAAAGAGTCTTTCATCGCACCAGAGCGACTTGCAACCGAAGTAATTCAGGATGCCGCGCTGGTGGTCAAAAAGATTATCAGCCTTCACGCCGATCCTGAGTCGCCGGAATCATTCATGAAACGCCCCAAGCGTAAGCGCTGGGAAAGTACGACGTATACGCGGTGGGTTAAGTCACAGAAGTGTGCATGCTGCGGCACGCAGGCAGACGACCCGCATCACATCATCGGACACGGGCAGGGAGGAATGGGCACCAAGGCGCATGATTTATTTGTGATACCGCTATGCAGAGCGCATCACGATGAACTGCACCGGGATATGAAAGCGTTTGAAGAAAAATTTGGCAGTCAGATTGAACTGCTGTTCAGGTTCCTCGATCACGCGATTGCAGTCGGTGTGATTGGGACAGACAAAAAATAA
- a CDS encoding antiterminator Q family protein, producing MRDMSQVLERWGVWAASGKTNVGYPRIAAGLSRLLPASRAGKPSCCDDDGMFINEAMIRLFKSDEHLCALVEWYYIDRLPLRALEKKCGVSYNTVSLRIQKAESFIDGCLSALNITLEMDRECKKENIVTPVMKRVVS from the coding sequence ATGCGTGACATGTCACAGGTATTAGAGCGTTGGGGTGTATGGGCAGCAAGCGGCAAGACGAATGTCGGCTATCCACGTATTGCAGCAGGGCTTTCACGGTTACTTCCAGCCAGCCGGGCCGGTAAGCCTTCCTGCTGCGATGATGACGGTATGTTCATCAACGAGGCCATGATACGGCTATTTAAGAGTGATGAGCACCTTTGTGCACTGGTTGAGTGGTACTACATCGACAGACTGCCGTTACGGGCGCTGGAAAAGAAATGCGGGGTCTCTTACAACACGGTTTCCCTGCGTATTCAGAAAGCAGAAAGCTTTATTGATGGTTGTCTCAGTGCGCTGAATATCACCCTTGAAATGGATCGTGAGTGCAAAAAAGAAAATATCGTCACACCAGTGATGAAAAGGGTTGTGTCATGA
- a CDS encoding phage holin, with protein sequence MSIDMSKLASGAAYGASAGTIANGLLTRLSPDEWSAVGVLAGILVALLTLGINWYYKRKATLAQIQALQRWPTAPDLTEE encoded by the coding sequence ATGAGTATCGATATGAGCAAACTGGCATCAGGCGCGGCTTACGGCGCATCAGCCGGGACGATTGCCAACGGTCTTTTGACCAGGCTGAGCCCCGATGAATGGAGTGCTGTTGGCGTTCTGGCCGGTATTCTGGTCGCGCTACTGACGCTCGGTATCAACTGGTATTACAAACGCAAAGCAACACTCGCGCAGATTCAGGCGCTTCAACGCTGGCCTACCGCACCAGACCTGACTGAGGAATAA
- a CDS encoding lysozyme, which produces MGMSNSLRNTLIAAAGGGSMLIATVFLGGKDGVEGRVYEPYKDIVGVWTVCDGHTGTDIIKGKKYTDRECDRLLWNDLQPVKKSVDSMVRIPLGEYQRAALYSFTYNVGSSAFSKSTLLKKLNAGDVDGACEELRRWIYAGGQKWRGLMNRRDMERSMCLAESKDDLKG; this is translated from the coding sequence ATGGGGATGTCAAACAGCCTGCGCAACACGCTAATAGCTGCTGCGGGCGGCGGCTCCATGCTTATCGCCACAGTATTTCTTGGTGGTAAAGATGGAGTAGAGGGTCGGGTTTATGAGCCTTACAAAGATATAGTTGGTGTCTGGACAGTCTGTGATGGTCATACCGGAACCGACATCATCAAGGGCAAGAAGTACACCGACCGAGAATGTGATCGACTGTTATGGAATGACCTTCAGCCGGTTAAGAAGTCTGTAGACAGCATGGTCAGGATTCCTTTGGGCGAGTATCAACGGGCAGCACTCTATAGCTTCACTTACAACGTTGGTTCAAGTGCTTTCTCAAAATCAACGCTCCTGAAAAAGCTTAACGCTGGTGATGTTGATGGTGCGTGTGAAGAGCTTCGCCGCTGGATTTACGCTGGCGGACAGAAATGGCGCGGCCTGATGAACCGTCGCGACATGGAGCGTTCAATGTGTCTGGCGGAAAGCAAAGATGACCTTAAAGGCTAA
- a CDS encoding lysis protein: MTLKAKTSIFPALVAVIAIVTATSVALYYRGNAIDYKAQRDKSKDALELANATISDMQTRQRNVAALDAKYTQELADAKATIDLLHDDVIAGKRRLQLNATCPEQSSTGSASLDDAASPRLTDSAQRDYFTLRERIETAGKQIAGLQEYINEQCLN, from the coding sequence ATGACCTTAAAGGCTAAGACTTCAATATTTCCCGCTCTGGTGGCTGTTATAGCAATCGTGACAGCCACGTCAGTAGCTCTTTATTACCGTGGCAACGCCATTGATTACAAAGCTCAGCGAGATAAATCCAAAGACGCGCTGGAGCTGGCGAACGCCACTATCAGTGACATGCAGACACGCCAGCGAAATGTTGCTGCGTTAGATGCGAAATACACACAGGAACTAGCGGATGCTAAAGCGACTATCGATCTGCTTCATGACGACGTTATTGCTGGCAAGCGTCGGTTGCAGCTCAACGCAACCTGCCCGGAACAATCCTCCACCGGCTCCGCCAGCCTGGATGATGCAGCCAGCCCCCGACTTACTGACTCCGCTCAACGGGATTATTTCACCCTTAGAGAGCGTATCGAAACAGCCGGAAAGCAGATAGCCGGGTTGCAAGAATATATCAATGAGCAATGTCTAAATTAA
- a CDS encoding Acb2/Tad1 domain-containing protein, whose protein sequence is MSEAKPQDGSTVKGYRTLTPGDIEVMNRLKDVSRHFLNLLDTSKETGADPRWIAMAKTEMQRACMFACRAVAQPDDDC, encoded by the coding sequence ATGAGCGAAGCAAAGCCGCAGGATGGCAGTACCGTAAAGGGTTATCGAACATTAACGCCTGGCGATATTGAAGTGATGAACCGACTGAAAGATGTGAGCCGCCACTTTCTGAATCTGCTGGACACATCAAAAGAAACTGGTGCAGACCCGCGCTGGATTGCCATGGCTAAAACGGAGATGCAGAGAGCTTGCATGTTCGCCTGTCGAGCAGTGGCTCAGCCAGATGACGATTGCTAA
- a CDS encoding HNH endonuclease, producing the protein MASNSPWHNLYNTKRWYRLRYHQLQKQPLCEFHLRRNQVISASIVDHVKPHKGDDALFHDPDNLQSLCKRCHDSVKQRMEKGGTVTEFDDEGRVIW; encoded by the coding sequence ATGGCTAGCAATTCACCCTGGCACAACCTCTATAACACGAAGCGCTGGTATCGCCTGCGCTATCACCAGCTTCAGAAGCAGCCACTATGCGAGTTTCACCTCAGACGTAATCAGGTGATATCCGCATCCATCGTTGACCACGTCAAACCTCACAAGGGTGATGACGCACTGTTTCATGATCCCGACAACCTCCAGAGCTTATGCAAGCGCTGCCACGACTCAGTGAAGCAACGCATGGAGAAGGGTGGAACAGTGACGGAGTTCGACGATGAAGGCCGTGTTATCTGGTAA
- a CDS encoding serine acetyltransferase — translation MKNLKIEYRDGKLIEFSIDGIQFNSVTAIGFSHEVGESLPSVSMSLPLGVGKTLVPASLSRENLQFIEK, via the coding sequence ATGAAAAACCTTAAGATTGAATACCGCGACGGTAAGCTGATTGAGTTCAGCATTGATGGCATACAGTTCAATTCAGTAACAGCAATCGGGTTCAGCCATGAAGTTGGCGAGTCACTGCCATCAGTCAGCATGTCACTCCCGCTTGGGGTCGGGAAAACGCTGGTCCCTGCCAGCCTGTCTCGTGAAAACCTGCAATTCATCGAGAAATGA
- a CDS encoding terminase large subunit: MVKKILTRAERNIAWCEKHILIPEGKFVGQPLKMAPFMKDDFRAIFDNVHGTRRGIITRGRKNAKTVETAMLMLLYLVGPEAAHNSQLYSAARSRDQAAILFNLASKMCRMNPTLMQYVAIKDSAKEIHCPDLGSYYRALSAEATTAYGFSPRFVAHDELGQVRGPRDPLYEALETATAAQENPISIIISTQAPDASDLLSLLIDDGLTGADPRTVVRIDTAPEDIDPFSVEAIRLANPAFDVFMNQQEVLDMAASAKRLPSRQAEFENLVLNRRVEAKSPFVSQTVWHMNKEEPDDLTGKTVWGGLDLSSVSDLTALILTSAKGDVHSKFWLPAEGLADKARNDRVPYDIWAKQGYLNTTPGKAIEYAFIAKELRKLFDNCNVRAIAFDRYNMRFLRPHLIDAGFTEAELERFVEFGQGFVSMSPALRELETKLLGAQLKHGNHPILEMCAKNATVITDPAGNRKFVKGKSSGRIDGMVALAMSIGAQNSDEVEEQGDVDDFIYNFLSV, encoded by the coding sequence ATGGTTAAAAAAATTCTGACAAGAGCCGAAAGAAATATTGCCTGGTGTGAAAAGCACATCCTGATCCCGGAAGGAAAGTTTGTCGGTCAGCCGCTGAAGATGGCGCCCTTTATGAAGGATGACTTCAGGGCAATCTTTGACAACGTGCACGGCACGCGTCGCGGGATCATAACGCGGGGGCGCAAGAACGCCAAAACGGTTGAAACCGCCATGCTGATGCTGCTCTATCTAGTAGGGCCGGAGGCCGCGCACAACTCCCAGCTTTATTCCGCAGCTCGCTCCCGCGATCAGGCCGCAATCCTGTTTAATCTGGCTTCGAAAATGTGCCGCATGAACCCAACGCTCATGCAGTACGTGGCTATCAAGGATTCGGCAAAAGAGATTCACTGCCCTGATCTGGGGTCTTACTACCGCGCACTGAGTGCTGAAGCCACCACGGCCTACGGTTTTTCTCCCCGGTTTGTTGCTCATGATGAGCTGGGTCAGGTACGTGGCCCACGCGATCCTCTTTATGAGGCACTGGAAACGGCTACCGCCGCGCAGGAAAACCCGATTTCCATCATCATCAGTACGCAGGCACCTGATGCAAGCGACCTGCTCAGCCTGCTGATTGATGACGGTCTGACCGGCGCTGACCCGCGAACGGTGGTCAGGATAGATACCGCGCCGGAAGATATTGATCCGTTTTCGGTTGAGGCCATCCGCTTAGCCAACCCGGCGTTTGACGTGTTCATGAATCAGCAGGAAGTGCTGGACATGGCTGCGAGCGCCAAACGCCTGCCATCACGTCAGGCAGAGTTTGAAAACCTCGTCCTTAACCGCCGCGTTGAAGCAAAAAGCCCGTTTGTCAGCCAGACGGTCTGGCACATGAACAAGGAAGAGCCGGACGATCTGACCGGTAAAACCGTATGGGGAGGTCTTGACCTGTCAAGCGTGTCTGACCTTACGGCTCTGATTCTGACGTCAGCTAAAGGCGATGTGCACAGTAAGTTCTGGTTGCCTGCTGAAGGGCTGGCTGACAAGGCCCGTAATGACCGCGTGCCTTATGATATCTGGGCAAAACAGGGCTATCTAAACACCACGCCGGGTAAAGCTATTGAGTATGCCTTTATCGCAAAAGAGCTGAGAAAACTTTTTGATAACTGCAACGTCAGGGCAATCGCCTTTGACAGATACAACATGCGTTTCCTTCGTCCGCACCTGATTGATGCCGGGTTTACCGAAGCAGAGCTGGAACGCTTCGTGGAGTTCGGGCAGGGCTTTGTTTCTATGTCCCCGGCACTCCGCGAGCTGGAAACAAAACTTCTTGGCGCTCAGTTGAAGCACGGTAATCATCCGATTCTGGAAATGTGCGCCAAAAACGCAACGGTCATTACCGATCCCGCAGGCAACCGCAAGTTTGTGAAGGGTAAATCCAGCGGCAGGATCGACGGCATGGTTGCGCTGGCGATGTCCATTGGCGCGCAGAACAGTGACGAGGTGGAAGAGCAGGGCGACGTTGACGACTTCATTTACAACTTTTTGAGCGTTTAA
- a CDS encoding HK97 family phage prohead protease: MPDIQKTLSFNQAEIKFAGDGSQGIFEGYASVFNNTDSDGDIILPGAFKNTLATQSRKVAMFFNHRTFEVPVGKWEALEEDDKGLYVKGQLTPGLSASSDLKAAMQHGTVEGMSVGFSVTKDDYSIGTTGMIFKNISYLREISVCTFPANELAGVSAMKSIETIKTIRDAEAFLRDSAGLSRAEAQAFLASVKSAGRSESGSGDIDALAQRITSFAANLRNA; the protein is encoded by the coding sequence ATGCCGGACATTCAGAAAACACTGTCCTTTAACCAGGCAGAAATTAAGTTTGCAGGGGATGGCAGTCAGGGAATTTTTGAAGGCTATGCCTCCGTGTTCAACAACACCGATTCTGACGGCGACATCATCCTCCCCGGCGCGTTTAAAAACACGCTGGCTACGCAAAGTCGCAAGGTCGCGATGTTCTTCAACCACCGCACCTTTGAGGTGCCGGTGGGTAAGTGGGAAGCGCTGGAAGAAGACGATAAAGGGCTTTACGTCAAAGGTCAGCTGACGCCGGGGCTTAGCGCTTCATCTGACCTCAAAGCGGCCATGCAGCACGGCACCGTTGAGGGAATGTCTGTAGGTTTTTCGGTGACGAAAGATGATTACAGCATCGGTACTACCGGGATGATTTTCAAAAACATCTCCTACCTGCGGGAAATCAGCGTCTGCACGTTCCCGGCCAACGAGCTTGCTGGCGTATCCGCCATGAAAAGCATCGAAACCATCAAAACTATTCGCGACGCGGAGGCTTTCCTGAGGGATTCAGCAGGGCTTTCACGCGCAGAAGCACAGGCGTTTCTCGCCAGTGTTAAGTCCGCAGGTCGGAGCGAGTCCGGTAGCGGCGACATTGACGCGCTTGCACAGCGCATAACTTCCTTTGCCGCTAACCTGCGGAATGCTTAA
- a CDS encoding phage major capsid protein encodes MSELTVLEKAIETSQKEVKELIEAQRKSITENGEMNQKLQQDLNKAQDELKTTGTRLFDLEQKLAGNSPDQTAQKSFAERVSEDLIKGWDGSRTKAKVTSFDKAIGSGSASAGGLVLPQQNAGILMPGLRRLTVRDLLSQGRISSNALEYVRENVFTNAAAPVAEGTLKPESNITFTKETANVKTIAHWIQASRQIMDDAPALQSYINSRMMYGLALVEENQMLNGDGTGDNLQGLNVVANDYETALNATGDTGADVLAHAIYQVSLSEFEADGIVLNPADWHRIALLKDANGNYILGGPQAYASKVLWGLPVVSTTAQAAGTFTVGAFGLASQVWDRMDATVEISNQDRDNFVKNMLTILCEERLALAHYRPAAIVTGDITVAAGGA; translated from the coding sequence ATGTCTGAATTAACTGTACTTGAAAAAGCGATCGAGACCTCTCAGAAAGAAGTGAAAGAACTGATTGAGGCTCAGCGCAAATCCATCACCGAAAATGGTGAAATGAATCAGAAGCTTCAGCAGGACCTGAACAAGGCGCAGGACGAGCTGAAAACTACCGGCACGCGCCTGTTCGATCTGGAGCAGAAGCTGGCCGGGAACTCCCCGGATCAAACCGCACAGAAATCGTTTGCCGAGCGCGTATCCGAAGACCTGATCAAAGGCTGGGATGGCTCCCGCACGAAAGCGAAAGTGACCAGCTTTGATAAGGCGATTGGTTCTGGCTCTGCCTCTGCCGGTGGTCTCGTTCTGCCGCAGCAGAATGCGGGCATCCTGATGCCGGGTCTGCGTCGCCTGACGGTTCGTGACCTGCTGTCACAGGGCCGCATCTCCAGTAATGCGCTGGAATACGTGCGTGAAAATGTGTTTACCAACGCCGCCGCCCCGGTTGCTGAGGGCACGCTGAAGCCTGAAAGCAACATCACCTTCACCAAAGAAACGGCGAACGTGAAGACTATCGCGCACTGGATTCAGGCATCACGCCAGATTATGGATGATGCGCCAGCGCTTCAGTCCTACATCAACTCCCGCATGATGTACGGTCTGGCGTTGGTGGAAGAAAACCAGATGCTGAACGGTGACGGCACCGGTGACAACCTTCAGGGGCTGAACGTGGTCGCAAACGACTACGAAACGGCACTGAATGCGACCGGTGACACCGGGGCTGACGTGCTGGCGCACGCTATCTATCAGGTTTCGCTGAGCGAGTTTGAAGCGGACGGCATCGTGCTTAACCCGGCTGACTGGCACCGCATCGCGCTGCTGAAAGACGCCAACGGCAACTACATCCTTGGTGGTCCGCAGGCATATGCCTCAAAAGTTCTTTGGGGCCTGCCGGTTGTGTCAACCACGGCTCAGGCTGCGGGCACCTTCACCGTAGGTGCGTTCGGTCTGGCTTCTCAGGTGTGGGACCGCATGGATGCCACTGTCGAAATCAGCAATCAGGATCGCGATAACTTCGTGAAAAACATGCTGACCATCCTGTGTGAAGAGCGTCTGGCGCTGGCGCACTACCGTCCTGCCGCGATCGTGACCGGCGATATCACCGTTGCCGCTGGCGGCGCGTAA
- a CDS encoding head-tail connector protein, translated as MVLVKKHLRVDHDDEDDLIAGYAQASVDFIEHYCDGTLVAQLTTSAEDEEPPREVLFLPASGRQCFC; from the coding sequence ATGGTGCTGGTAAAGAAGCATCTGAGAGTTGATCACGATGATGAAGACGACCTGATTGCAGGCTATGCGCAGGCATCAGTCGATTTCATTGAGCATTATTGTGACGGCACTCTGGTGGCGCAGCTTACGACCTCAGCAGAAGACGAAGAGCCTCCCCGCGAGGTTCTTTTTCTCCCGGCATCTGGCAGGCAATGCTTCTGCTGA
- a CDS encoding head-tail connector protein, translating into MLLLIGQYYANREASAPNQTEIPFGVEALLFRHRKWH; encoded by the coding sequence ATGCTTCTGCTGATCGGCCAGTACTACGCCAATCGTGAAGCATCAGCGCCGAATCAGACAGAAATTCCTTTCGGGGTAGAGGCGCTGTTGTTCCGACACCGCAAGTGGCACTGA
- a CDS encoding phage head closure protein, whose protein sequence is MQAGKLRHRITLQKPVKTQSPSTGAVINTWEDVAVLWADVVDLSAREFIAAQAAQSEITTRITVRHRDDVTSKHRILFRGRVYNIHGALADDKSGREYLTLPCSQGVNDG, encoded by the coding sequence ATGCAGGCAGGAAAACTACGCCACCGCATCACGCTTCAGAAGCCTGTTAAAACCCAGAGTCCTTCAACCGGCGCTGTTATTAATACCTGGGAAGATGTGGCAGTGCTCTGGGCAGATGTGGTGGACCTGTCAGCGCGGGAATTCATAGCAGCTCAGGCGGCGCAGAGTGAAATCACCACCCGCATTACCGTCCGGCACCGTGATGACGTGACCAGTAAACACCGTATCCTTTTCAGGGGCCGGGTTTACAACATCCACGGCGCGCTGGCGGACGACAAAAGCGGGCGGGAATATCTCACGCTGCCCTGCTCTCAGGGGGTTAACGATGGCTGA